The following DNA comes from Desulfobaculum xiamenense.
GGCAGCTTTTTGGGGCTGACCTTGACGATTTCGCCGGTTTTCGGATTGCGGCCGGTGTACCCGCCGTAGTCCTTGATCTTGAAGCTTCCGAATCCACGGATCTCCACACGTTCCTCGTGAATGAGGGAGCGCTTGATGGAGTCGAAGAAGGTGTTGACGACGATCGCCGCCTCGTCCACGTGAAGATTCTTCTTTTCTGCCAGAGTCTTGATGAGTTCGCTTTTGTTCATGTTCTCCTCCCGGTTGCGAAAAAACGTGTTCCCCGGACACGCACCGCCGGAAAAAAAGGCGGTTTCTTGCTTATGCAACTATGCCGAATTCCGGGGAATTTCGTCAAGCTTAATCGGCATCATTTCGCGAAAAATTTTGCAATACGCCCTGCTCGGTCAGCGAGGGGAGCAATCTTTCGCGCATGCGCTTGAGCTTGACGGCCAGGGTGAGAATATCGCGCCCCGCAATGGAGCCTGGGGCATGCTTGAGTAGCGGCACCTGACGGATGACGGCCTCGGAGACGGCTGGGTCCGAACGCACAGAGCCTGCGTAGCTGAGACTGATACCGAGGAAGCGCTTGCACGCGGCGTCGAGCCGCTGGAAGCTCTTGCGGCCTTCCTCAAGGGAGGCGACCTGGTTGACCACCACGTTGAAGCTGTCCACGCCATATTCGGAGTGCAGCACCTTGATGAGGGCGTATCCGTCCGTGAGGGAGGTCGGCTCCGGGGTGATGACCACCACGCGCTCCTGCGACATGGCGGCGAAGCGAAGCACGGTCTTGCTGATGCCCGCACCGATGTCCATGAGCAGGAAATCGTAGCGGCTGATGACCGAATTGAGCTTGTCGAAAATCATGCCCTGCAGGTCCTCGTCGAGGTCGATGAGTTCCGGCACGCCGGAGGCCGAGGGCAGGAAGTCGAAGCCGTTCGGCTCGATGGGCACGACGATGTTGCGGACGTCCTCGCCAGTGGTCAGGAGGTCCTGAAGGTTCTTGTCCGGCGCGAGGCCGAGCAACACGTCGAGGTTGGCCAGCCCGAGGTCGCAGTCCATGAGCATGACCGGGTGGTTGGCCCGGTAGAGTGCGTAGCCGATGTTCAGGGCGAGGTTGGTCTTGCCCACGCCGCCCTTGCCGCTGACTATGGAAAAGCTAATGGCCTTGTTTCGAATGGTTTGCATGCCGTGTCCTTGACTCAGCTTCCCGTGAACAGGAATTTCTTTTCGTTGGATTCGACGAGAGTCGCCCGCGAGGGAGTCGCCACGTCCTGAAGCGGCGCGGTGACGACCCGGTCCTTGCCTTCGGCCTTGGCCTGATAGAGGGCCTTGTCCGCAAGGGAGAGGAGGTCCGGCGGGGTGCTGTCGGCCATGCCCTTGTAGGTCACAAGGCCCGCGGAGCAGGTCACGCTGAGCGTTCTGCCGGAGTCGGGACAGACGATGTCCGTATCACGCAGTGCGGCAAGCAGTCGTTCGACCATGGCGCGGGCCTTGATGAGTCCGGTCCCGGGAAGGATGATGGCGAACTCCTCGCCACCCAGTCGCGCCGCCACGTCGTAGCGGCGGGTCTGCGTCAGCATGATGCGGGCCAGCGAGACGAGTGTCTCGTCGCCGCAGGCATGCCCGTAGGTATCGTTGACCTGCTTGAAGTTGTCGAGGTCGAGCATGGCCACGGACAGGGAGGAACCGGATCGGCGTGCCCGTTCCAGCTCCTGATCGAGGCTGCGCTCAAAGGCGCGGCGATTGAAGAGGCTCGTCAGCGGATCGTGCTCCGTCTGGTAGGCGAGGTCTTCAAGGGTGCGCTGCAACTGCCGCAGGAAGGGGTATTCCCCGTTCTCCATCGGCAGGGCGAGCCATTCCCGCAGGCCGTATTCCTCGGCGAGCTCCGGCCACTGCTCTAGCGACAGGCCGGGGCATAGGCGCAGGATTCCGAGGATTCCGGCGTCGTCTTCGCACCCATTGAGGTCGCTGTGCGATTCGAGCACGAGCTTGCGCAGGGAGTTCAATTCCCGAACGAGGGGATCGTGCTCGATGTGGGGCGTCTGGTCCGTGTTATTTTTGGGCATGAGCGTAAAGGAGGTAGTTTCTGATGAGCGTGTCCAGATCGCCGTCCAGCACTGCGTCCACGTTGGTGATTTCCGTGTTGGTGCGGTGGTCCTTCACGAGCCGGTAAGGCTGGAGGACGTAGGAACGGATCTGGCTGCCCCAGGCGATGGCGTCCTTGTCCGCGTACTGGGCCTGCTTCTCGTCTGCGAGCTTGCGCATTTCGAGTTCGTACAGGCGAGCCTTCAGCACCTTGAAGGCGGTGTCCTTGTTGCGCTGCTGGGAGCGCTCGTTCTGGCACGATACCACGATGCCTGTGGGAAGGTGCGTAAGGCGGATGGCGGAGCTTGTCTTGTTGACGTGCTGGCCGCCTGCGCCGCTGGAGCGGAAAATGTCGATGCGCACGTCCTCGTCGCGGATTTCGATCTCGATGTCCTGCGTGATGTCGGGGTAGACGTCCACGGAGGTGAAGGAGGTGTGCCGCCTGCCGGATGAGTCGAAGGGCGAGATGCGCACCAGCCGGTGGATGCCCTTCTCGGCCTTGAGCAGACCGTAGGCATTGGGGCCTTCGATGAGCAGAGTGACGGACTTGATGCCCGCTTCGTCTCCGGGGAGCTTGTCGAGCACATCCACCTTGAATTCGCGGCGTTCCGCCCAGCGGATGTACATGCGCAGGAGGATCTCTGCCCAGTCCTGGGCCTCGGTGCCGCCCGCTCCGGGGTGGATTTCGAGGATGGCGGGCGAGTTGTCGGCGGGGTCGGCCAGCAGCGTGCGCAGCTCGGCTTCCTGTAATCTGTCGGCGAGAAGCTCCACCTGATCCTGCAGGGCCTCAAGGACTTCCTGGCTCTGGTCGTCGTGCGCCAGAAGCAGCCATTCGTCGAGGTCTTCCTTGGCGCAGTGCAGTGCGTCCCACTGCTCCACGAGATCGGCGAGGTGGCTCTTTTCGCGCAGGAGCGGCGTCAACTGTTCGGGCTTGTCCCACGCGCCGGGGCGCGAAAGCTCCATCTCGATGTCGGCGAGACGATCCTTGCTCCGATCGCGGTCAAAGACGCCCCCAGAGGCTTTGGAATTCCCTGAGCAGCGTCGTGCCCTGCGTCTTGAGATCGTGATATTGCAGCATGACTCGAAATATTTCCTTTGGAAGATTTGTTTTTGGAGAACCTGAAATGATAGGGAAATCGGCGTCGCTAATCAAGTACCTGCACTCGGCGGTAGAACGGCGACAGATGTGCCGCCAGACCGAACAGGAGGAGTAGAACGGCGCAGCCGGCTCGCAGGGCATCCCTGTGGCGGTGGTAGGGCGTAAGGGTCGAAACGATGCCGACTTCTCCGAAGCTGACGGATTCGGCGCGGAAGAGGCCGCCCTGTGCCCGGATTTCCCCAAGCGGATCGATGATGGCGGAGATGCCCGTATTCGTTCCGCGCACCAGCCAGCGGCCCTGCTCCACGGCACGCAGCACGGACATGTGCAGGTGCTGGAGCGGCGCGGACGAGTCGCCGAACCATGCGTCATTGGAAATGTTTACCAGCAGGTTGGCACCCGCGTCCACTCGCGCCTGTGCGAGTTCCGGAAAGATCGTCTCGTAGCAGATGAGCACGCCGAGATCCATCGTACCCGCAGGCAGGGGGACGGTGCTTGTTCCGGGCACGAAGTCTCCGACGCCCTGCACAAGCTTGTCGAGGAAGAACAGCAGGTTGCCGAAGGGCACATACTCGCCGAAGGGGACGAGGTGTTCCTTGTCGTAGAAGCCTGCGGTTGCGCCGTCGGGGCCGATGAGAAAGGCCCGGTTGTGCATGCGGTATCCGCTTCCGTCCGGAGCGGGGGTGTAGGCGGGCGCGCCCGTCAGCAGGTAGCTGTTTCCCTCGCGGGCGAGCTTGCGCACGCGGCTACCGAGTAGGCTGGTCTCCTGAAAGTAGAAGGGCAGCGCGGTTTCGGGCCAGACCACGAGGTTCGGGCGCTCCTGCGCCTGTGCCGCCTGCGTGAGGGTCTCGTAGCGATCGACCGTGCCGTCCTGAAAGGTCATGTCCCACTTCTGGGCCTGATCGATGTTGCCCTGCACGAGGGCCACGCGGACCGTCTCCGTCGGCGCTGTGGCCGAGCCGACCGCGTACATGCCATAACCGCCGACAAGGGCGAGGGCGGCCAGCGAGGCCACAATGGCCCGTGCCTTGCCCTGTCCGGCCAGCGGGAGCACGGCGGCCCCGGCGAGGGCGCCGGACAGCCCATTGGCCCCGACGAGGGCTGCGGCCTGAAGCATCCACGGGATGGGC
Coding sequences within:
- a CDS encoding HU family DNA-binding protein: MNKSELIKTLAEKKNLHVDEAAIVVNTFFDSIKRSLIHEERVEIRGFGSFKIKDYGGYTGRNPKTGEIVKVSPKKLPFFRPGKELKEFVNS
- a CDS encoding MinD/ParA family protein, translated to MQTIRNKAISFSIVSGKGGVGKTNLALNIGYALYRANHPVMLMDCDLGLANLDVLLGLAPDKNLQDLLTTGEDVRNIVVPIEPNGFDFLPSASGVPELIDLDEDLQGMIFDKLNSVISRYDFLLMDIGAGISKTVLRFAAMSQERVVVITPEPTSLTDGYALIKVLHSEYGVDSFNVVVNQVASLEEGRKSFQRLDAACKRFLGISLSYAGSVRSDPAVSEAVIRQVPLLKHAPGSIAGRDILTLAVKLKRMRERLLPSLTEQGVLQNFSRNDAD
- a CDS encoding GGDEF domain-containing protein, whose product is MPKNNTDQTPHIEHDPLVRELNSLRKLVLESHSDLNGCEDDAGILGILRLCPGLSLEQWPELAEEYGLREWLALPMENGEYPFLRQLQRTLEDLAYQTEHDPLTSLFNRRAFERSLDQELERARRSGSSLSVAMLDLDNFKQVNDTYGHACGDETLVSLARIMLTQTRRYDVAARLGGEEFAIILPGTGLIKARAMVERLLAALRDTDIVCPDSGRTLSVTCSAGLVTYKGMADSTPPDLLSLADKALYQAKAEGKDRVVTAPLQDVATPSRATLVESNEKKFLFTGS
- the prfB gene encoding peptide chain release factor 2 (programmed frameshift), coding for MLQYHDLKTQGTTLLREFQSLWGRLDRDRSKDRLADIEMELSRPGAWDKPEQLTPLLREKSHLADLVEQWDALHCAKEDLDEWLLLAHDDQSQEVLEALQDQVELLADRLQEAELRTLLADPADNSPAILEIHPGAGGTEAQDWAEILLRMYIRWAERREFKVDVLDKLPGDEAGIKSVTLLIEGPNAYGLLKAEKGIHRLVRISPFDSSGRRHTSFTSVDVYPDITQDIEIEIRDEDVRIDIFRSSGAGGQHVNKTSSAIRLTHLPTGIVVSCQNERSQQRNKDTAFKVLKARLYELEMRKLADEKQAQYADKDAIAWGSQIRSYVLQPYRLVKDHRTNTEITNVDAVLDGDLDTLIRNYLLYAHAQK
- the lnt gene encoding apolipoprotein N-acyltransferase — protein: MTYATALIIACIGAWTGFANPVFQAPYLSLLFPAGIALAGFSATTPAGAFRRGLFAGTLAYGGCLYWVALPVHDYGNLPWLLAAPCPVLLGLYCGLYAGLFALGMRMVRYRLPWLLTGVFAACLWAALEALRGWLFTGFPWLCLASAFAPIPWMLQAAALVGANGLSGALAGAAVLPLAGQGKARAIVASLAALALVGGYGMYAVGSATAPTETVRVALVQGNIDQAQKWDMTFQDGTVDRYETLTQAAQAQERPNLVVWPETALPFYFQETSLLGSRVRKLAREGNSYLLTGAPAYTPAPDGSGYRMHNRAFLIGPDGATAGFYDKEHLVPFGEYVPFGNLLFFLDKLVQGVGDFVPGTSTVPLPAGTMDLGVLICYETIFPELAQARVDAGANLLVNISNDAWFGDSSAPLQHLHMSVLRAVEQGRWLVRGTNTGISAIIDPLGEIRAQGGLFRAESVSFGEVGIVSTLTPYHRHRDALRAGCAVLLLLFGLAAHLSPFYRRVQVLD